A stretch of DNA from Halorubrum sp. BOL3-1:
CTGCTCGACCGCGTGCGCGAGGTCGGCGGGCCGACCGGGCTCGTCACGCACTGCCAGGAGTTCCTCGCCGCCCCCGTCCTCGACCGCGTCGACCTCGACGACCGCTTCGACGCGGTCGTCTGCTGTACCGACGAGACGGGGTGGAAGCCCGACCCCGACCCGATCGAGGCCGCGATGGACGAGCTCGGTGTCAACCCGACCCGCGGCCGCGGCTACTACGTCGGCGACGGCGAGAGCGACGTGGCGGCCGCCCGGAACGCCGGACTCGACGCGGTCCACGTCGAGCGCGTCGGCCACGACGACCGCGGACGGTGCGTCCTCGGTGACCGACGCGTGCGCCGGCTCGACGAACTGATCGGCGGCGTCCGGGCCGACGCCGACCGACCCCGAGACGGCGACGGCGACGCGCGCGCTGGTTTTGACGGTCCGGTCGACGCGTCGTGAGCGATTTATTGTGCCGCGGGTCGACCGGCGATCCATGACGAAGTGGTTCCACAGCGGCCGGCGCCGCGACCTCTGCGCGCTGCTGTACGACCGCGGCGAGCTGCGCGCGCAGTCGGCGAAGAGCCGGCTCGAATCGCACTACGACGAACGGATCGACCCCGGATCCTTCTACGGGACCCTCTCCGCGCTCGTCGAGGCCGGCTACCTCGACCGGCGGACCGAGGGCATCGCGGACGTGTACGCGCTCACCGAGGCGGGCGAGACCGCGCTGCTCGACCACTACGCGTGGCTCGGTGACCGGATCGAGGGCGGGTCCGCCGAGGAGAACTGAGCGGACGCGGCGGCCGCGGTCAGGCGGTATCGGGGCGGACGGTTCCGAGCGCGGCGTCGAAGTCCGCCTCCGTGATCCCGACCTCGTCGGCGTGGTCGTTGGCGGCCGCACCGTGCTCGTCGGCGACGCGCTCGATGGCGCGCATCGCGGCGGCCCGCGACAGGGCGGCGATCTCCGCGCCGGAGTACCCCTCCGTCTCGCCGGCGAGCCGATCGAGATCGACCCCGTCGACGAGAGGCTTCTCGCGGGTGTGAACGTCGAGGATCTTGTGTCGCGCCTCGCGGTCCGGCTCCGGCACCTCGACGTGGGTCTCCAAGCGTCCCGGGCGGAGCAGCGCCGCGTCGAGCGCGTCCCGCCGGTTGGTCGCCGCCAGCACGACGAGGTTCGGGTTGTCGCTGGCGCGGTCCAGTTCGGTCAACAGCTGTGAGACGACCCGATCGCCC
This window harbors:
- a CDS encoding HAD family hydrolase; amino-acid sequence: MAVADYDFHLFDLDGTLVDAEWGYTRTVFDRVGNRLGREFSDREAYVLWHGLGGPRGETLREIGVAPDAFWPAFHDVEDPVARAEATYIHDDAARLLDRVREVGGPTGLVTHCQEFLAAPVLDRVDLDDRFDAVVCCTDETGWKPDPDPIEAAMDELGVNPTRGRGYYVGDGESDVAAARNAGLDAVHVERVGHDDRGRCVLGDRRVRRLDELIGGVRADADRPRDGDGDARAGFDGPVDAS
- a CDS encoding PadR family transcriptional regulator, with translation MTKWFHSGRRRDLCALLYDRGELRAQSAKSRLESHYDERIDPGSFYGTLSALVEAGYLDRRTEGIADVYALTEAGETALLDHYAWLGDRIEGGSAEEN